In one Nitrososphaera viennensis EN76 genomic region, the following are encoded:
- a CDS encoding homospermidine biosynthesis protein: MHDHDDSHDHHHNHHHHHGGHDSDPRHTFSGRKIDPPTVSPNMTVPDLIKFYGSTGYNARRLAEAAEILQDMIDTGSTVCLTLAGAMTPIGMGKAISEMIEAGFIDWIVATGANVYHDLHFAYGLPVKQGHFDVDDDVLYARQIVRIYDVYIKEMETLQAQDLLVQKDIAERSEEIPKNASTADIAYALGKAAKENAKHPDKSFLVKAYEHKVPVYMPAIGDSSIGLNMLPLLLEGKGVFPNTILDVAESAAILWKSKKSGGLELGGGVPKNFFQQTGPALYQILKIKEGGQDYLIQITDARPDTGGLSGATLQEGKSWGKIKTSHRGNVIVYGDSSVYFPLLCSYALSVCKPRKQKEIYAKKDKWVQEMKKIYFANNNKRS, translated from the coding sequence GTGCACGACCACGACGACAGCCACGACCACCATCATAATCATCACCACCATCACGGCGGCCATGACAGCGACCCAAGACACACATTTTCCGGGCGCAAGATAGACCCGCCGACAGTCTCTCCAAACATGACCGTTCCTGATTTGATAAAGTTCTACGGCTCGACCGGCTACAACGCAAGGAGGCTTGCAGAGGCCGCCGAGATACTGCAGGACATGATAGACACCGGCTCTACCGTCTGCCTGACGCTTGCCGGCGCCATGACGCCGATAGGCATGGGCAAGGCGATATCCGAGATGATCGAGGCAGGGTTCATAGACTGGATAGTGGCGACGGGCGCAAACGTGTACCACGACCTGCACTTTGCATACGGCCTGCCTGTAAAGCAGGGCCATTTTGATGTCGACGACGACGTGCTCTATGCAAGGCAGATCGTCCGCATCTATGACGTTTACATCAAGGAAATGGAGACTTTGCAGGCTCAAGATCTCCTTGTCCAGAAGGACATTGCAGAGCGGTCGGAGGAGATACCCAAGAACGCGTCCACCGCCGACATTGCGTACGCGCTCGGCAAGGCCGCAAAAGAGAACGCGAAACACCCAGACAAGTCGTTCCTAGTGAAGGCGTACGAGCACAAGGTGCCCGTTTACATGCCGGCGATAGGAGATTCGTCAATCGGCCTCAACATGCTCCCGCTCTTGCTCGAAGGCAAGGGCGTTTTCCCGAACACGATACTTGACGTTGCAGAATCCGCGGCCATACTGTGGAAGAGCAAGAAATCCGGCGGGCTGGAGCTTGGAGGCGGCGTGCCGAAAAACTTTTTCCAGCAGACAGGGCCGGCGCTGTACCAGATATTGAAGATAAAGGAGGGCGGGCAGGACTATTTGATCCAGATAACCGACGCAAGGCCGGACACCGGCGGCCTTTCCGGCGCCACCCTGCAGGAGGGCAAGAGCTGGGGCAAGATCAAGACGTCGCACCGCGGAAACGTCATCGTGTACGGCGACTCGTCTGTGTATTTCCCGCTGCTGTGCTCGTACGCGCTTTCGGTGTGCAAGCCAAGGAAGCAAAAAGAGATCTATGCCAAGAAGGACAAATGGGTGCAGGAAATGAAAAAGATCTACTTTGCCAACAACAACAAGAGATCATGA
- a CDS encoding sulfurtransferase, which translates to MQLPIVCDADTLRTLVRKKAVRVVDVRKADDYDAGHIPTAVSLPLARLLEDDKPERVIQLLEEFGITEKMPVVIYDDTFGALAARVAWTFQYVGHTNTALLEMTFKQWKELGLETETKANNYPRSEHPLAINKDIYADAQYVEAAQSQQGKLLVDSRERLNFLTEHIPTARNIPYTMLGANGSILRKADELKRMIENRGIAPDSEIITYCGSVGTLSGLAYYALKLAGYNNVKLYPKSFKEWKSLGKPKDEFKEANYWDLSAE; encoded by the coding sequence GTGCAGCTGCCCATAGTGTGCGACGCTGACACGCTGCGCACCCTTGTACGCAAAAAGGCGGTGCGAGTAGTCGACGTCCGCAAGGCAGACGACTATGACGCCGGCCACATTCCCACCGCAGTGTCGCTCCCGCTTGCGCGCCTTCTTGAGGACGACAAGCCAGAGCGCGTGATCCAGCTGCTGGAAGAGTTTGGCATCACAGAAAAGATGCCCGTGGTGATTTACGACGACACGTTTGGCGCGCTTGCCGCCAGGGTAGCATGGACGTTCCAGTATGTCGGCCATACAAACACGGCGCTTTTGGAAATGACTTTCAAGCAGTGGAAGGAGCTTGGCCTTGAAACTGAAACAAAGGCCAATAACTATCCTCGCTCAGAGCACCCGCTTGCCATAAACAAGGACATTTACGCGGACGCGCAGTACGTCGAGGCCGCGCAGTCGCAGCAGGGCAAGCTGCTCGTCGATTCGCGAGAGCGGCTCAACTTTCTGACAGAGCACATCCCCACCGCAAGGAACATCCCCTACACGATGCTTGGCGCAAACGGCAGCATCCTGAGAAAGGCAGACGAGCTGAAGCGCATGATAGAGAACCGCGGCATCGCGCCAGATTCCGAGATAATCACCTATTGCGGAAGCGTCGGAACGCTGTCTGGCCTTGCATACTATGCGCTAAAGCTTGCCGGCTACAACAACGTCAAGCTGTATCCAAAGTCGTTCAAGGAGTGGAAGTCGCTTGGCAAGCCCAAGGACGAGTTCAAGGAAGCCAACTACTGGGACCTTTCAGCAGAATAG
- a CDS encoding DUF6659 family protein, translating to MRAEQFSKNVLALNPRIRFAGVVEKSGHLYASARREDAPARLSDRSSEISLSQSAYIIDLRKIFSKELGTLRSVVYNYDTVRLVSIPVKDHILVFSTEADVNLDELTPKVQEYVKSVEGDLSLYPPANIVNAEKKEALRNLLESGISEDLVAEQLDLDVNTVKALAQEMKIVSL from the coding sequence ATGAGAGCCGAGCAGTTTTCCAAGAACGTCCTTGCACTGAACCCCAGGATCCGCTTTGCCGGAGTGGTGGAGAAGTCGGGTCACCTCTACGCCAGCGCCAGGAGGGAGGATGCCCCGGCCCGCCTTTCGGACAGGAGCAGCGAGATAAGCCTGTCGCAGTCGGCCTACATCATCGACCTGCGCAAGATATTCTCCAAGGAGCTTGGCACCCTGCGCTCCGTCGTCTACAACTACGACACCGTGAGGCTCGTCAGCATACCCGTCAAGGACCACATACTTGTGTTCTCGACAGAGGCCGACGTCAACCTTGACGAGCTGACGCCAAAGGTGCAGGAATACGTCAAGTCAGTCGAGGGCGACCTGTCGCTCTACCCTCCTGCAAACATCGTCAACGCGGAAAAGAAAGAGGCGCTGCGCAACCTGCTTGAATCCGGCATATCGGAGGACCTCGTGGCCGAGCAGCTGGACCTTGACGTCAACACCGTAAAGGCGCTTGCGCAGGAAATGAAGATCGTCAGCCTATAG
- the cca gene encoding CCA tRNA nucleotidyltransferase, protein MTDNIIQDVLAKALVLCNPTAAEEKKITAVAEEAKKLVEQQSRTTPEVRGVIFGGSFAKGTWLRGDADIDIFVKIDPSASEDKFEKLGIEIGKTALKKYRPRLRYSDHPYVEATVRGTRINIVPCYDVQKGQWKSAADRSPFHTQYITETLDAAGKEQVRLLKKFLKSTGIYGAEISTGGFSGYVSEVLIAKYGSLEGALAAAAEFKQGQVVSVGDYDSDVAKGFSSPLVIIDPVDPRRNLGTAISPESAGRLALAARAFLRNPSARFFARQKPDINKRLYRNVLVVEFSHRERSPDTIWGQLKRSANSLAKQLELAGFTVFRTTCNTDEKKSGAFAFLLESLVLPEYMMRRGPEIARAKDTESFVKAARPLAMWADREMRVSTIVERKAVDARQLVKTLLGRPEANGIARDMITGRVKIYSGSGRRRLSGMAKEAVDELVSTESLIFR, encoded by the coding sequence TTGACCGATAACATCATCCAGGACGTCCTTGCAAAGGCACTTGTGCTGTGCAACCCGACAGCCGCGGAGGAAAAAAAGATAACCGCTGTTGCAGAGGAGGCAAAAAAGCTCGTGGAGCAGCAGAGCAGGACGACGCCGGAAGTGAGAGGCGTCATATTTGGCGGCTCGTTTGCCAAGGGCACGTGGCTCCGTGGCGACGCCGACATTGACATTTTTGTAAAGATCGATCCTTCCGCCAGCGAGGACAAGTTTGAAAAGCTGGGAATCGAGATCGGCAAAACAGCCTTAAAGAAATACAGGCCTAGGCTGCGCTATTCTGACCACCCGTACGTCGAGGCGACAGTCAGAGGCACTAGGATAAACATCGTCCCGTGCTACGACGTGCAAAAGGGCCAGTGGAAGAGCGCGGCCGACAGGTCGCCCTTCCACACGCAGTACATCACGGAGACGCTTGATGCAGCCGGAAAAGAGCAGGTCAGGCTCTTGAAAAAGTTCCTGAAATCAACCGGCATCTACGGCGCCGAGATATCTACCGGAGGCTTTTCCGGCTATGTCTCTGAGGTGCTGATAGCAAAATACGGCTCGCTTGAAGGCGCGCTTGCCGCAGCCGCGGAATTCAAGCAGGGTCAGGTCGTTTCAGTAGGCGACTATGACTCTGACGTTGCAAAGGGGTTTTCAAGCCCGCTTGTGATAATCGACCCCGTCGACCCAAGGCGCAACCTCGGGACTGCGATATCGCCCGAGAGCGCCGGCAGGCTTGCGCTTGCCGCAAGGGCGTTTTTGCGCAACCCCTCTGCAAGATTCTTTGCAAGGCAAAAGCCAGACATCAACAAAAGGCTGTACAGAAACGTGCTGGTGGTAGAGTTTTCGCACAGGGAGCGCAGCCCGGACACGATATGGGGTCAGCTAAAGCGCAGCGCCAACTCGCTTGCCAAGCAGCTAGAGCTTGCAGGCTTTACAGTTTTCAGGACGACGTGCAACACCGACGAGAAAAAGAGCGGCGCGTTTGCGTTCCTGCTTGAATCGCTTGTCCTGCCAGAGTACATGATGCGCAGGGGCCCCGAGATCGCAAGGGCAAAGGACACAGAGAGCTTTGTCAAGGCCGCAAGGCCGCTTGCAATGTGGGCCGACAGGGAGATGAGGGTATCAACAATAGTCGAGAGAAAGGCCGTTGACGCAAGGCAGCTGGTCAAGACGCTGCTTGGCAGGCCGGAGGCAAACGGGATTGCAAGGGACATGATAACAGGCAGGGTCAAGATTTATAGCGGAAGCGGGCGAAGGAGGCTTTCAGGTATGGCGAAGGAGGCCGTTGACGAACTTGTCTCAACAGAGAGCCTCATTTTCAGGTGA
- a CDS encoding nitrite/sulfite reductase, with the protein MSRSRVATTATAANSKQKGVSTPKPNPRWGREEETEFFAKKVKLFRQGKISEDDFRRFRLQHGAYGSRLHADYSMVRIKVPSGEITADQIEKIASLSEAFSIGSAHVSTRQNIQLHWVQLEDVSEVMRGLVESGLTTREACGNTVRNVMCSHFAGVCPDEAFDATPYSMAIARFFLRNPMCQNLPRKFKINFGCCEKHGLVKVADIGLVPTVKEGENGAKARGFRIYLGGGLGAASFIGHPLEDFTPEDRVLSTCMATVRLFDRHGNRENMARNRMRYLVHEMGWEKFQKMVLKERTAVEMTTSLATASMYDVKSQEDKRQLPKAPSSRMTKLPMFDKVTKDSPAFERWLHSNTVPQKQEGYFTVFVTLGAGDITASQLRVLASAIRDFSAEGAARNTPQQNFAIRYVRGTDLRDFYDRLATAGLANPGALTIASSVGCSGTTSCNLAITNSHRLAKEVQRKFLELGLDTDDDLRDATIKISGCPNSCGQHEIATVGFFGGASRIGNAMSPTYTMLFGGSAGEQGELGRSVMRVPAKRVIDALLKIIEMYRAERVQGETFHQWVVKIVRGQGTGAVKSLEDIKNALVPVIQLPAVEQDPDAYRDYGSDSKFTAKTARGECAA; encoded by the coding sequence ATGAGCAGGTCCAGAGTGGCTACTACTGCTACCGCCGCCAACTCCAAGCAAAAGGGCGTCTCGACCCCAAAGCCCAACCCCAGGTGGGGGAGGGAGGAAGAGACAGAGTTTTTCGCAAAAAAAGTCAAGCTTTTCAGACAGGGCAAGATTAGTGAAGACGATTTCCGCCGCTTCAGGCTGCAGCACGGCGCCTACGGATCGCGCCTGCACGCCGATTACAGCATGGTAAGGATCAAGGTGCCGTCAGGCGAGATAACTGCGGACCAGATTGAAAAGATAGCAAGCTTGTCCGAGGCGTTCTCGATAGGCTCGGCGCACGTCTCGACCCGCCAGAACATCCAGCTGCACTGGGTGCAGCTGGAAGACGTGAGCGAGGTGATGCGCGGGCTGGTCGAATCAGGGCTGACCACGAGGGAGGCGTGCGGCAACACCGTCAGAAACGTCATGTGCAGCCACTTCGCAGGAGTCTGCCCTGACGAGGCGTTTGACGCCACCCCGTACTCGATGGCGATTGCAAGGTTCTTTTTGAGAAACCCGATGTGCCAGAACCTTCCGCGCAAGTTCAAGATCAACTTTGGCTGCTGCGAAAAGCACGGCCTGGTAAAAGTTGCAGACATTGGCCTCGTGCCCACCGTAAAGGAGGGAGAAAACGGCGCAAAGGCCAGGGGATTCAGGATATACCTTGGAGGAGGCCTTGGCGCCGCGTCGTTCATCGGCCACCCGCTTGAAGATTTCACCCCGGAGGACCGCGTCCTTTCAACGTGCATGGCGACCGTCAGGCTGTTTGACAGGCACGGAAACCGCGAGAACATGGCCAGGAACAGGATGCGCTACCTGGTGCACGAGATGGGCTGGGAAAAGTTCCAGAAGATGGTGTTAAAGGAGCGCACGGCAGTCGAGATGACGACCTCGCTTGCCACTGCTTCCATGTACGACGTCAAGTCGCAGGAGGACAAGCGCCAGCTTCCAAAGGCGCCTTCTTCCCGCATGACAAAACTGCCGATGTTTGACAAGGTGACAAAGGACAGCCCGGCGTTTGAGCGCTGGCTGCACTCCAACACCGTGCCGCAAAAGCAGGAAGGCTACTTTACCGTGTTTGTGACGCTGGGAGCAGGCGACATCACCGCAAGCCAGCTGCGCGTCCTTGCGTCTGCGATACGCGACTTTTCCGCCGAGGGCGCGGCAAGAAACACGCCCCAGCAGAACTTTGCGATACGCTACGTGCGCGGGACGGACCTGCGCGACTTTTACGACAGGCTTGCCACTGCCGGCCTTGCAAACCCGGGCGCACTCACCATCGCGTCCTCCGTCGGCTGCTCCGGCACGACGTCGTGCAACCTTGCAATCACCAACTCGCACAGGCTGGCAAAGGAGGTCCAGCGCAAGTTCCTGGAGCTCGGGCTTGACACCGACGACGACCTGCGCGACGCCACGATAAAGATAAGCGGATGCCCCAACTCGTGCGGCCAGCACGAGATAGCCACCGTCGGCTTTTTCGGCGGCGCCTCAAGAATTGGAAACGCCATGTCTCCCACCTACACGATGCTGTTTGGAGGGAGCGCAGGCGAGCAGGGCGAGCTTGGAAGGTCGGTGATGCGCGTGCCGGCAAAGCGCGTCATTGACGCGCTACTAAAGATAATAGAGATGTACAGGGCAGAGCGCGTACAGGGCGAGACGTTCCACCAGTGGGTCGTCAAGATAGTAAGGGGCCAGGGAACAGGCGCCGTAAAGAGCCTCGAGGACATCAAGAACGCGCTCGTGCCTGTCATCCAGCTCCCTGCAGTCGAGCAGGACCCGGATGCCTACCGCGACTATGGCAGCGACTCCAAGTTCACTGCCAAGACCGCAAGGGGAGAATGCGCGGCTTGA
- the thpR gene encoding RNA 2',3'-cyclic phosphodiesterase: MRAFVAVDAPGSEIAGLQQEMTSSSGWSPREVKPVEPNNFHFTLIFLGEITGQQAEKVRERLAGIKFEPFPITYTGVGAFPKASNARVVWVGLDREGAARLEALAGQVVARMAEAGFVQDKPFSPHLTIFRAKNRHVAVDVARYAGRTFGTSVVDRVHLKKSDLAPSGPTYSNIYTVSAAKEKGA, translated from the coding sequence GTGCGGGCTTTTGTCGCAGTCGACGCTCCCGGGAGCGAGATAGCAGGACTCCAGCAGGAAATGACATCGTCGTCGGGGTGGAGCCCAAGGGAGGTCAAGCCCGTGGAGCCGAATAACTTTCATTTCACGCTGATATTCCTTGGCGAGATAACAGGCCAGCAGGCAGAAAAGGTCAGGGAAAGGCTTGCCGGGATAAAGTTCGAGCCGTTTCCCATCACGTACACGGGCGTCGGGGCATTTCCCAAGGCGTCAAACGCAAGAGTAGTCTGGGTAGGCCTTGACCGAGAGGGGGCGGCCAGGCTTGAGGCGCTTGCAGGTCAGGTGGTCGCAAGGATGGCCGAAGCAGGCTTTGTGCAGGACAAGCCGTTTTCGCCGCACCTCACCATCTTCCGGGCCAAGAACAGGCACGTTGCAGTCGACGTGGCAAGATACGCGGGCAGGACCTTTGGCACAAGCGTCGTCGACAGGGTGCACCTGAAGAAAAGCGACCTTGCCCCTTCCGGGCCGACGTACTCGAACATTTATACCGTCAGCGCCGCAAAGGAAAAGGGAGCTTGA
- a CDS encoding RNA-binding domain-containing protein, which yields MKNPRVSSPIEVKVEAAVNPSEDPQKVISAIENVIERCSPEFRYGSRVIGRATGSEALSIIYEQVRSRSAMGVLRRMLLDNRAGTSTGFLLNKQAATAGIAAVIEDEQESPLGPIRVTINCEELDALTDWLVPES from the coding sequence ATGAAAAACCCCCGCGTGTCGTCGCCAATAGAGGTAAAGGTCGAGGCGGCAGTGAACCCGTCTGAGGACCCGCAGAAGGTCATCAGCGCAATTGAGAACGTCATTGAAAGATGTTCGCCAGAGTTCCGCTACGGCAGCAGGGTTATCGGCAGGGCGACAGGAAGCGAGGCACTGTCGATAATATACGAACAGGTGCGCTCCAGGTCCGCGATGGGCGTGCTGAGGAGGATGCTCCTTGACAACCGCGCAGGCACGAGCACTGGGTTTCTGCTCAACAAGCAGGCCGCAACTGCCGGCATTGCCGCGGTTATTGAGGACGAGCAGGAATCGCCCCTTGGGCCCATCCGCGTCACGATAAACTGCGAGGAGCTTGACGCCCTGACCGACTGGCTGGTTCCCGAGAGCTAG
- a CDS encoding VOC family protein, with product MTKVSPIPKGYHTITPNIVVKNGEQAIEFYKKAFGAKEGGRFYMPDGKAIAHAELKIGNSRFTLADEMPEMKVFSPQSVGGPSSSLWLYVKNADKFYDQAVKAGATATMPVMDAFWGDRMGQLVDPFGHVWSVATRKKNLTKKQMEKAGAEFFASQQQKQ from the coding sequence ATGACAAAGGTCAGCCCGATTCCAAAGGGATACCACACGATAACGCCCAATATAGTCGTCAAGAACGGAGAGCAGGCAATCGAGTTTTACAAAAAGGCGTTTGGCGCCAAGGAAGGCGGCCGCTTCTATATGCCGGACGGCAAGGCCATCGCGCACGCGGAACTAAAGATAGGCAACTCTCGTTTTACGCTGGCTGACGAGATGCCCGAGATGAAGGTCTTCTCGCCGCAGTCTGTGGGCGGGCCGAGCAGCAGCCTCTGGCTGTACGTAAAGAACGCGGACAAGTTTTACGATCAGGCGGTAAAGGCGGGCGCAACCGCTACCATGCCTGTCATGGACGCCTTCTGGGGCGACCGCATGGGCCAGCTTGTCGACCCGTTCGGGCACGTCTGGTCGGTTGCCACGCGCAAGAAGAACCTCACAAAGAAGCAGATGGAGAAGGCCGGCGCAGAGTTCTTCGCCTCCCAGCAGCAGAAGCAATGA
- a CDS encoding DNA-3-methyladenine glycosylase family protein, giving the protein MMMITGMDAILHLSGVDERLGSIITAVGSYTIVTGGDPFQSLVRSIMYQQLAGSAADAIHARFLKLYSGRFPSPARLAATPDAQLRAVGLSGRKVEYVKGLAAGVAGGRLDLASLATMEDEQVIEQLTTVRGIGRWTAEMFLIFCLGRPDVLPVGDLGLQRAIQKAYCLHKPPTPERMEKIARPWRPYRSVATWYMWKSLEKFRTIG; this is encoded by the coding sequence ATGATGATGATAACCGGCATGGACGCAATTTTGCACCTGTCAGGCGTTGACGAACGCCTTGGCAGCATAATCACGGCAGTAGGAAGCTACACAATCGTGACCGGCGGCGACCCGTTCCAGTCGCTCGTGCGCTCTATAATGTACCAGCAGCTTGCAGGCAGCGCGGCAGACGCCATCCACGCGCGGTTCTTGAAACTGTATAGCGGAAGGTTCCCCTCTCCGGCAAGGCTTGCCGCCACCCCTGACGCGCAGCTGCGTGCGGTCGGACTTTCCGGCAGGAAGGTGGAGTACGTGAAGGGGCTTGCGGCAGGCGTGGCAGGCGGCAGGCTGGACCTTGCGTCGCTTGCCACGATGGAAGACGAGCAGGTGATCGAGCAGCTGACCACGGTCAGGGGGATAGGCAGGTGGACGGCAGAGATGTTTTTGATCTTTTGTCTTGGCAGGCCCGACGTGCTCCCGGTGGGCGACCTTGGCCTGCAGAGGGCGATTCAAAAGGCGTACTGCCTGCACAAGCCGCCGACGCCGGAAAGGATGGAAAAGATTGCCAGGCCGTGGCGGCCCTACAGGAGCGTCGCCACATGGTACATGTGGAAGTCGCTCGAAAAATTCAGGACTATAGGCTGA
- a CDS encoding proteasome assembly chaperone family protein, translated as MAEPAIDIRKLKNVNLKGGIVVDGFPSVGLANAIASECLIHSLKTEFVAVIDSSAFPPLSIIKNAMPNFPARVYASEELKLAMFVSELNLDPVMFRPVANMMIDWALDSNCDLLISAAGIPYEEGEDAKESPPVFAVGSTPSALKRAAEAGIPPVLNGSVSGIPAILLNEGAWRNYDVVVLLVKVVRDMPDFRAGAAVAEALAKLAPGASCDVPALLKEAEVMEKTLKRIRSEQQAALPKEPFYG; from the coding sequence TTGGCAGAGCCTGCAATCGACATACGCAAGCTGAAAAACGTGAACCTGAAGGGCGGGATCGTGGTGGACGGCTTTCCAAGCGTCGGCCTTGCAAACGCCATTGCGTCAGAGTGCCTGATACATTCGTTAAAGACAGAATTCGTGGCAGTCATTGACTCGTCGGCTTTTCCGCCCCTTTCGATAATCAAAAACGCCATGCCCAACTTTCCGGCGCGGGTATACGCAAGCGAAGAGTTAAAGCTGGCAATGTTCGTGTCGGAGCTGAACCTTGACCCTGTGATGTTCCGGCCCGTCGCCAACATGATGATCGACTGGGCCCTTGACAGCAATTGCGATCTCCTCATCAGCGCTGCCGGAATCCCGTACGAGGAAGGCGAGGACGCAAAGGAAAGCCCGCCGGTGTTTGCGGTGGGGAGCACTCCGTCCGCCCTCAAAAGGGCGGCAGAGGCAGGCATCCCGCCTGTCCTGAACGGCTCTGTTTCTGGCATACCTGCCATATTGCTCAACGAGGGCGCGTGGCGCAACTATGACGTAGTCGTGCTCCTGGTAAAGGTGGTGCGCGACATGCCTGACTTTAGGGCCGGAGCTGCCGTTGCAGAGGCTCTTGCCAAGCTTGCGCCGGGTGCCTCGTGCGACGTGCCGGCGTTGCTAAAGGAGGCAGAGGTCATGGAAAAGACACTGAAAAGGATACGCAGCGAGCAGCAGGCCGCACTTCCAAAGGAACCGTTCTACGGCTGA
- a CDS encoding 50S ribosomal protein L2: MGKRTLVRRRGRGGKQFRAIIVGKIAPAKYPNFKLEENHKGTVVDIVHERGRDAPLAKVFFDDGRYSYVPAPEGTIVGSTIQVGQGSPASKGNILALESVPDGTLVCNIEKNVGDGGKLIKAAGSGAIVFAHGAEGVTIKFPSGKFLTLNAKCRAMVGTIAGAGRKEKPFLKAGNRAKYMQARGKLYPTVRGIAQAAVYHPHGGGRHQHIGRQSSVSRNTPPGRKVGNIAPRKTGRGRVKEVPQKA; encoded by the coding sequence ATGGGCAAGCGAACACTAGTGCGCCGCCGAGGCCGCGGAGGCAAGCAGTTCCGCGCGATCATAGTCGGCAAAATCGCACCGGCAAAGTATCCCAATTTCAAGCTAGAAGAGAATCACAAGGGCACCGTAGTTGACATTGTCCACGAGAGAGGGCGCGACGCGCCGCTGGCAAAGGTGTTCTTTGACGACGGCCGCTACTCGTACGTCCCGGCGCCAGAAGGCACCATCGTCGGAAGCACCATCCAGGTCGGTCAGGGCTCGCCGGCAAGCAAGGGCAACATCCTTGCCCTCGAGTCAGTCCCGGACGGCACGCTCGTGTGCAACATTGAAAAGAACGTAGGCGACGGCGGCAAGCTGATAAAGGCCGCCGGCTCGGGCGCCATCGTCTTTGCGCACGGCGCGGAGGGAGTCACGATCAAGTTCCCGTCAGGCAAGTTCCTGACGCTAAACGCCAAATGCAGGGCGATGGTCGGAACCATCGCAGGGGCAGGCAGGAAGGAAAAGCCGTTCCTGAAGGCAGGAAACAGGGCAAAGTACATGCAGGCCCGCGGCAAGCTGTACCCGACCGTCAGGGGCATTGCGCAGGCAGCCGTCTACCACCCGCACGGTGGTGGAAGGCACCAGCACATCGGCCGCCAGTCGTCGGTGTCGAGGAACACGCCGCCAGGACGCAAGGTCGGCAACATCGCGCCGAGAAAGACCGGCCGTGGCAGGGTAAAGGAAGTCCCGCAAAAGGCGTAA
- a CDS encoding AAA family ATPase produces MPNKRRLIVCLTGMPGAGKSTVASYLKEKGFSVITMGDVVREEARRQRLEPTDANLGSMMLKLRQDLGQGAVAHLILKKLERDGDENNLVIDGIRSIPEVEVLKTIGEVRLLAIHASQDTRFKHLTERGRSDAPTNPDEFAGRDKRELSVGISEAIALADETLSNNEITINQLKEKAYAIVKVWLAEAAAEAR; encoded by the coding sequence TTGCCAAACAAGAGAAGATTAATAGTCTGCCTCACGGGGATGCCGGGCGCCGGCAAGTCTACCGTGGCGTCGTACCTGAAGGAAAAAGGGTTCTCCGTAATAACCATGGGCGACGTGGTGCGGGAGGAGGCCAGGAGGCAGAGGCTAGAGCCCACGGACGCAAACCTCGGGAGCATGATGCTGAAGCTAAGGCAGGACCTCGGCCAGGGCGCGGTCGCGCACCTGATACTGAAAAAGCTGGAAAGGGACGGTGATGAGAACAACCTGGTGATAGACGGCATAAGGAGCATCCCCGAAGTCGAAGTATTGAAGACAATAGGCGAGGTCAGGCTGCTTGCAATACACGCGTCGCAGGACACGCGCTTTAAGCACCTGACAGAGAGGGGCAGGTCGGACGCGCCCACAAACCCGGACGAGTTTGCAGGCAGGGATAAGCGCGAGCTGTCGGTGGGGATAAGCGAGGCGATCGCGCTTGCCGACGAGACTCTGTCAAACAACGAGATAACAATCAACCAGCTGAAGGAGAAGGCGTACGCAATAGTGAAGGTATGGCTTGCGGAGGCGGCTGCTGAGGCAAGATGA